In Camelus bactrianus isolate YW-2024 breed Bactrian camel chromosome 5, ASM4877302v1, whole genome shotgun sequence, the DNA window GGGTCATTTTATTCTCAGATTGTGTTCCCTCCCCCATGGCTGGCGGCAACATCCACGTGGTCACTGCTGTGTTTgtgtagaatggtggtttctcaaccttggtgacacattaaaatcacctgggagaacttttaaaaaactggCCCCTCCCTTCCACTCCCATCCCCATACATTGAAGCAGAATCTTTAGGGGTTAGGGCCAGGCATTTCTATATTTGGGTTATCAGCAGAGTCTGATGTAGAGTGAGGACTGAGAATTATTAGTACAAAAGGGAAAAAGTAGGTAGATAAGGGACTCAATCTGTTCTCCTGTTCTtagcttgttttaatttttcctcccCAAGGTCTAAGCTAAAGTGAGTAATCAATCTTGTGGAAGAGTGTAAACATTTAAGGTCTTGGCGCAAGTAGGCTTTGCAAGTAAAGGTAAAGCCTTGTGGAACCTCAGAAGTCTCTGGTAACGCACTGTACGTACAGGCAGCTGGCCTGGCCCAGTGCAGCGATCTCTGGGTAAGAACCTCACACACAGCCCTTTGCACCTGAAGACCAAACATGCCTTCCCGCAGCTGGTTTTGCTGTGGCTGGTGGCTAGAGACTGTGATGGGGAGAAAAGAATCACCAACTTGAAGAAGGATCatgaaaagtgattttttttaaaaaaggctgatGAAACTACAGGTGGGTCAGTAATCCTTGTGCCCAACCCTGATTGTGCCACAGCTAAGTCTGGGCCAAATAGTGTGTGGTGCCCCCTCAAGCACCACCCCCTAGTACACTTTTGGAAACTGTAGGATAATTTGGGCCATCCCAGGAATGTGCTCACTAAGTGTGTACTTTGGGAAGAGCTTATTAAACCACCAATTAAATAATTAGCAGCTATGGAAGTAGTAAAAGTCATGGCTCTGGAAAAGAAATGCTTAACATCAATAGAGTCAGAgtaatttggagaaaaatctaagGAGTGGAATGGGCTTGAGTGGAAAGAGCACAGGAGTTGAGCCAGAAGCCCTGGATTCTGACCCTGGCTTGGCCACAGGTCACTCTTGGACAAGTCATATTAACCTGTGAGCCCCAGGTTTCCGATACAAGAGATGAGCTAGGCCCAGCCCTGGGCTCATTGTTGCAGATGCATTCCAATGTTTATCGTTAATACCCAGTATGTCATTTAAAGAATCTATTTAAgtcatatatacaaatattatagAAGAATGCATTtatgattttccattttatattccaTGCAATTACTTCCAGaataattttacaattttgttgATAATTTCATTATAAATCTCATGTACATTATCAGAAAAAgtctctttagtttctttttttaaaaaaattcctttatttaaagtattttaaaatttttatacaattttaaaaatttactttccatttacagctgttacaaaatattggctatattctccatgctgtataatacatccttgagcctatatTATACCCAGTAGCTTACATCCCtactccttccccttccccactggtaactactggTTTagtctctgtatctgtgagtctgcttctttttttgttgtattcactagtttgttgtgttttttagattccgtatataagtggtatcatacagtatttattgtCCTCTGTcttaattatttcacttagcataatgccctccaagtccatccatgttgctgcaaatagcaaaatttcattctttttttatggctgagtggtattcctcCTTAGAATCTGAAGGGGGCTAATAACTACTTTCAGCATCTTGGCCAAATCACATATAGCTCACCATTGTTCTTTGGCACTTTGTTGAAACAGTTTAAACATAATGAATCAGTACAACAAtaaaaaacttggaaaaattGCCTCCTTAACTACTTTTTCTAGGAAACACACAAAATAATGGCACTCCTTGGCATATGTGGGTATGAGGTATTTCCttgtaacagaattttttttagcaATGTGTTTCTGTTGTGATTCAAAGCTTCAATTCTTGAAGCTTTCTTCTACTTTACAATGTAAGGGTATGaccatctgtttctctctctatgtataatattatatataatatataatatgttacatatataatatataattatatatatataatttcctgACTTAAAGATGAACTAAAATTCTTATATTCTCCAAAGTATATATTCTCCTTTCCATATATGAAGTGTGTAAATTATAGAAGATGGCTTTGGCAAATATGGAATAAATGGGACCAAGAGATTGCATCTACACAGAATAACCTCTGGCCTTATGCAGCAGAGACAGAAATACTAACTAGCCAGTAATTTCCTAGTGAGTCTTGACAAGCTCCTCAAAACTCTGTGGACATACTTTTTAGAGCAGGTGCCCTGAGTGCTGGTGAAACCTTTAGTCATGTGTCTTTTATCTTAAGCATTTGACTCTTGTACTGAcataattgaaaacaaaataataacagcaataaATGCTTTCTAAAAGAAGAAGGGAGCTGGAATCATGCtttctgacttcagactatactacaaagctacagtaatcaaaacagtatggtactggcacaaaaacagacacatagctcaatggaacaggatagtaAGTCCAGAAAGAAACCCATGCACATATGGtgaattaatctgtgacaaaggaggcaagaatatacaatggagaaaagacagtctctttaataagtggtgctgggaaaactggatagctacttgtaaaagattgaaattagaaaattccctaacaccatatacaaaaataaactcaaaatggattaaagatctaaatgtaagaacagatactatgaaactcctagaggaaaacagacaGAACTCTCGCGGACATATGTTACAGCAATGTagtttttgaaccagctcctggagaattggaattaaaagcaaaaataaacaaatggaatctaattaaactgaaaagcttttgcacagctaaggataccatcaacaaaatgaagacaacttacagaataggagaaaatattagcaaatgatgtgactgacaagggactaatttccaaaatatacaaacagctcatacaccttaatatcaaagaaacgagcaacccaatccaaaaatgggcagaagacctaaacaagcaattctccaatgaagacatacaaatggtcaataggcacatgaaaaaatgctcagcatcgctaattgtcagagaaatgcagatcaaaactacaatgagatatcacttcacaccagccagaatggccagtattgaaaagtctacaaatgatagatgctggagagggtgtggagaaaagggaaccctcctacactgttggtgggaatgtagattggtgctgccactatggaggacagaatgaaggttccttaaaaatctgaaaataagacttaccacgtgatccagcaatcccactcctgggcatatatccagagaaaaataaagttcaaaaagacacctgcaccccaatgttcatagcagcactatttacgatcgccaagacatggaaacaacccaaatgtccatcaacagatgactggataaagatgtggtacatatatacaatggaacactactcagccataaaaaagaataaaataatgccatttgcagcaacatggatggacctgaagactgtcattcaaagtgaagtggaccagaaagagaaggaaaaatgccatatgacatcatttatatgaagaatctaaaaaaaaataagaacacaaatgaactaattattattttgatttcttgaatatgtgtaaagGACATTTGACtgccctttatgattggattactgcattctgttgagtcttattttgtagttggctttattcctttgataactatataagtttaaaaagctaaagatctaatctgttcctagaaacaataattagtacatatctgaaaactaaaaaaatgtgcagtatactatttatatgtatttacatgcaatataatgtgtatgtgcagtcgaactgtaataattctacataataaaactgaaaaaaaccccataaaactCACTGTTGTTACGAAGACTTGaccatttttcttaaataaatgtctctcagattgtaaaaaaaaaaaataataataataataaatgctttCTTACATACCTTACTTGGATCCTGTTAGCACAGTGCCATTTTAGCCCTTTGCTGTTTTGAACTGAAGTATCCAGTCATTGGTAATGAtgtgtttaattttcacaaatatgTGCAAATTTCACTTTTGAACAAGGACTTGGACTCAGTGTACATTTTCACCTAATAATATTCACAATCAAGTTATTGGCCAATCTTACTTTAACAAATGCTTATTTTTCATACTAGAAATACTTATAGAATTCTATATTCTAGTAGTTTTTCCCTATGAAAGCAATTCCTTTTCTAATATATACACAGTATGTTGTAGACAAGATTTCAGTGTGAGGTGGATCAATCTTGGCCCAAATCCAAGGGAGTTGGTTTAATAAAACCACCAAAAGGACTTCAATTAATAGGGGATTCAAGTATAAAGTAATCACCTCAAACTGCCCTCACCATTACCTACCCCTTCCCCCAGGATAATATTAAAACAGGACCATACTATACCTGTGGTTAATGAATTGATTACCTTCTGGTTAATGCCTGGCtctatttttcaatataaaatgatcatagatacagaaaagcaAGTGTCCTCCAGAGTTGAATATATTTAATTCCCAATGTTGtggaacatttgaaaaataaaaacgttgtacttctttaaaattttagtcaCTGTTTTTCTACTGAGGTCAAAGAGAGTCTGAAAGAAAAGTATAGGGGTTACTGCAAGTATACATATAAAACACACTGTATTCTAAAAATTATACAGATCCAATGCCTTTGGTGAATCCTCTTAAAATTTTCTCAGGCTTTACTAATTTGAGAGTCtctttttattgaaaaatgttaTCTCAATTtgcaaaaatgcattttaaatgatttctaaAGTCACCTTGATAATCATAGTACTAGCTTACCTGACACTTATTGCTAAAACGTTGGTATGCATGCTTTATATCTGCTTGTGGTTTCAACTGCCAGCTATCAGAAAAGTGTCCTTGTAATTGACAAAAGGGAGAaactaaaagataaaaagaaaaaggagggtggtaaagaagagagatttttcatttcttgtgaTACATTCTATAGCAATACACACTACTACCTTCTAAATAGACActttaaaggcaaaaagaaaagagaaaaacactccAAGAGAAAGCTTTATAAACTGGAAATTGTCTTCCCATTCATTGTGGCTTTATTCTTTTGGAAAGTCTGCATGACCTCTCCTCCTTGCATTAAATAAAACAAGGGTGTAAGGTCTGATGCTTTGATTTGGGGAGTTAGTTACAGAGGTAGTAGCTCTGGCATCTGTTATGTCCACTCTGTCATCCATTACTTCTGTTAATGGCAGCAGACATTTGATTAACTACTGAGATTTGGACATGAAGGGGATCCAAGGTGGGTTGTGAAGGAAATCACATAGCTGAATCTTTGTGTTATCCTCAATGTCTCTGTTTCCAGATTTTGGGCAGACTGGCAGCTGGAGGCTTTCACCTCAGGGGCAGGAGAGACGCTAATTATTTCAAGAATAATTGattaaaatgcatattataaTAGCCTCTTAATACAACTCCTGGAGTATATGTCATTTATGCATCATTTTGGTATAACATTTTGGGGAAGAATTAAAAGCAAATCTCTCCTTCCCAACAAATACATACATTAGTAGATAAACTAAAAAAAGGCAGTGAAGagaattaatttctaaatatttataaaattcttaatttatgcACAACCATAGCAGAGGACAAGGACTGTCTTCTAATACATTCATAGCTAGAGTTGTAAGCAAACCTTCAagtggaaaaaagacaaaaatccagatttcttAGTTGTAGTCAAAATGTTATAGCATCCAACAATAAGATAACAAACATTTACCTGAGGGGTTAACATTTACTGTCATAAGCCAAAATACCAGAAAATGTTCACTTATGGTACAAATACATACTCCGTTTCCTGAGTGACTTGTATATGTTCAGGTCATAAAAGAAGAAAGGCAACGATATGGCTTATACAGAACAAGATGTTACAGCCAGAATTAACTGTAAAGAGCACCTAGTAGTTCAAATGACAGAGCCCTCGAGGGGTAAATGAATTTCTTAGGGCCTAAAGCTTGACTGTGAAAGGTCTGTAACTCATAACTTGGTTTTTTCATAATCAGTTCAGTAATAATTTTTCCCTACACTGAACATATTATAAAGCTTCCACACTTGATACCTGTCAGTATTCACAAGGAGGTACAatcaattttggaaaatgaaaaatggaataggAAGGTGAAATATTGACTATAAAACAAAACCCCATACCTGAAAAGAACCAATTTGCATCCATTTAGTACCTGTACTTCTAAAAGAGCTTAGGCTGGGATCCAAACTCAACTTTGCTAAGACCCAGAAAgtgaaaggactgaaaaaaaaGGAGTGGAGGCATAAGTTTAAGAAAGAATTGGTTTTATTGGACAGCCAAGTCTATCCTGAGATGGCACAATATTTATTTGCTGATTAAGAAATGGTCCAGCCATGGACCATTACATACTGGTCACCAGAGGAATGCAAACACATCCACTCTAACAGATCTTTGGCTCAGGCCACACCCTTTTCTACAGCCTAAAGTGAATGTAAACTGCTATTTAGGGTTACTTGCTTGCACAAAGATATTACTCCAGCAATTGATGCTTGAAGGCAAGACTTGGTGACTATTACTGGCAGAGAGAACGCAAGAGTGATTTAGCTTTTATTGCATGCTCCTTACTCTTCTGAATAAAATGGTAAGTTCCTCAAATAATACTTGTTATtataattttaagtatacaaaGTTCAAGTGTAATACTAAAGTTCTCAAGGATAAATACAGACTTAAAACTGTGTGAAATGTGGGTACTGAAGTCATTTAGATTTAGATAAAAGCTATTATCAGACACTACATATTCATTCCATCCTATAATCTCATAAATCAAAGCTTTTACTTGTCTGGATTCGTATGTGACTGTGTTCTTTCCAATATGCACTCTTTATTCTTCCCTGGGTTGTTCAATAACAGCAGGTATGCTCCTGCCACAAAGTTCACAGTGCTCTAGGAACGGGACACATTCTTGAACAATATTGTCATGAAGCATAATCATATGTTTTGACATGTTTTCTAATAAGGACAGGAAGCATCTTTTGGCATAATACCAGGTGTCAgttcctaggttttttttttttaataattactactttattacttttacattttttaaatgaaggtatgGAGGATTGAACCCCAGCTATGAACTATACTCCCTCACCCCCAGTTTTTTATTATGAGGTTCCAAGCTCTTGATAACCCGAGAAATACCAAAGTCATAGTTTCCTTTGGCACAATAAAGCGTCCCTATCACCAAATTCACAATGCAGAGATGGTAGATTTTCTTGTCCGGGTCATCATAGGAGAgctgctcttcctccttttcaatcttcctCATCAActcctcagcttcttcattttgACTTGTCATAATATATGAAACACACAGGTTAGCCAGCACGATAGCACTGACATTCAGGATGTTGTCATAATGCTTCTTGACGATGGGCTCATAAAAACCTATGGCTTCTTTGTACTTGTTTTCCTGCATGAACAGAACATGAGCCACATTCAGCCTCCACACATCATGGTCACTACAGAATTCCACTGATTTGCGGAAGATCTTTTCCACCATTGGGTAATTTTCAAGGTTCCAGTAGATTTTGGCCTGGGCCATCAGCACGGGAATATACTTCTCAAGGGTGTCATCATACTCATTCACTGCCTTTTTGACAGCCTCATCATCCCTGTTGTGTCTTGCTTCCTGCACTTGTATAGTGAGTCTCCGGAGCTGTTCAGTCAGCATCCCTGCCAGCCCATCCAGCTTAATGAAAGCCTCTTCAGGAGCTGTCTGGCAGGTGATCATGGCATCCAAGAAGTCGTAGAGATAGGGTGTGAGGAACTTGTAAGTCAAATGGGC includes these proteins:
- the LOC123618308 gene encoding intraflagellar transport protein 70B-like, whose product is MITCQTAPEEAFIKLDGLAGMLTEQLRRLTIQVQEARHNRDDEAVKKAVNEYDDTLEKYIPVLMAQAKIYWNLENYPMVEKIFRKSVEFCSDHDVWRLNVAHVLFMQENKYKEAIGFYEPIVKKHYDNILNVSAIVLANLCVSYIMTSQNEEAEELMRKIEKEEEQLSYDDPDKKIYHLCIVNLVIGTLYCAKGNYDFGISRVIKSLEPHNKKLGVREYSS